The Alkalibacter rhizosphaerae genomic sequence CGGCCACCTACAGAAGGCCCTTGGTGGAGGGAATGTCCTTGGTCCCGTCGGTGGAGACGGCTTCCCCCAGGGCCCGTCCCAAGGATTTGAAGACGGATTCCAAAATGTGGTGGTCGTTATTTCCGTACAGGGTGGTGACGTGGAGGGTGGTGCCGGACTGGATGGCCAGGGCATAGAGGAATTCCTTCAGCATCTCCGTTTCAAAATCCCCCACCTTCTCCCGGGTCAGGGGAACATCAAAAACCAGATAGCCCCTGCCGCTCAAATCCAGGGAGGTCCGGGTCAGGACTTCGTCCATGGGGCAGTAGAAGGTGCCGTAGCGGCGGATCCCCTCCTTGTTGCCCAAGGCTTCCTTCAAGGCCTCTCCAAGAAGGATCCCCAGATCTTCCACCGTGTGGTGGGTATCCACTTCCAGGTCGCCCTTGCAGGTCAGGGACAGGTCCATCTTGGCATGTTTGGCCAGGAGGGTCATCATGTGGTCGAAAAACCCCATGCCGGTGGTCCCTTCATATTTTCCGCTGCCGTCCAGATCCAGGCGGCAGGATAGTTCCGTTTCCAGTGTTCTTCTACTTCGGCTTGCACTTCTCATGTTAGCGCTCCTTTCCATCTTTAAAACGTATGACAATGGCGTTGGCGTGGGAGTAAAATCCCTCCCGGGTGGCAAAATCGGCGACCCGGCGGCTCACATCGGCCAAGCTTTCCCTGTCATAATACAATACGCTACTCCGTTTGACAAAGTCGTAGACACCCAGGGGGGAAGAAAAGCGGGCGGTCCCGGAGGTAGGCAGGGTGTGGTTGGGTCCGGCGAAGTAATCTCCGATGGGTTCCGGCGTGTAGGCTCCCAGAAATATGGCGCCGGCATTGGTGATGGACGGCAGCATTTCCATCGGTTCTTCCACCATGAGCTCCAGGTGTTCCGGGGCGATGAGGTTGGACAGGGCCGTAGCTTCCGCCGGAGAATCCACCAGAAACACCTTGCCGTTGTCCTCGATGGACCGTTTCATGATCTCCCTTCGGGGCAGCCGGTCCATTTGTTGGTATAAAGACGTTTTTACCGCCTCCGCCAGGGACGGGCTCCAGGTGATCAGCATGGAGGAAGCCATTTCGTCGTGTTCCGCCTGGCTCAGCAGGTCGGCGGCGATGAAGTCGGGCCGGGCCTTGACGTCGGCGATGATGCAGATCTCGCTGGGGCCGGCGATCATGTCGATGTCCACTCTTCCGAAGACCTGCTTTTTCGCTGTGGCCACGTAAATGTTTCCCGGTCCCACGATCTTGTAGACAGGATCGATGGTCTCTGTTCCGTAGGCCAGGGCGGCGATGCCCTGGGCGCCGCCCACCTTGTAGATCTCGTCGATGCCGGCGATCTTGGCGGCTGCCAGGATGTTGGGATCCAGACTCCCGTCCTTTCGCGGCGGAGTGATCATGGCGATGGAGGTCACCCCGGCCACCTTGGCGGGAATGGCGTCCATGAGAACGGTGGAAGGATAGCCGGCTTTTCCGCCGGGGACGTAGAGGCCCACCCGTTGGATGGGGGTGATCTGCTGTCCCAGCCGGATGCCCGGGCCGAAGTGCTTCAGCCAGGAATCGGCACGCTGTTCTTCGTGGTAGGTGGTGATGTTTTCCCGGGCTTGGACCATGGTCTCGATAAAGTCGGGATCCACTGCGTCATAGCCGGCCTGGATCTCCTCCGGCGTCACTTTCAAGGTCTCCAGACGGACCTTGTCGAAGGCTTCCGTGTAGGAGAACAAGGCGGCGTCCCCTTCCTGTCGGACCCGGTCAAGGATCCGGGAGACCGCCTCTTCCACGTTCCGGTTTTGTTCGTCGCTGCGGGAGAGCAGGTCGTCCACCGTCTTTTTATTGATTTGACTTTCTTTTAGGATATAAGTTTTCATTTACGATCCCTCCTGGTCCGCCAGGGACGCCAACGACCGGATGACCCACTGGATCTCCTCGTTTTTCGTCTTCAGGCTGACTTTGTTGCTGATGAGCCGGGCGCTGATGGGCAGAAACTTTTCATGGACCACCAGTCCGTTTTCCTCCAGGGTCTTGCCGCTTTCCACGATGTCCACGATGATGTCCGACAGGCCGATCAGGGGCGCCAACTCCACGGATCCGTTGAGCTTGATGATGTCCGTCAAGACCCCCAACTTGTGAAAATGGTCTTTGGTGATGTTGGGGTATTTGGTGGCCACGGTGATCTTTTTGCTGTAGTCCGGTTTTTTGTCCGCAAACCCGGCCACGCACATGTGGCACTTGCCGATGTTCAAATTCACCAGCTCGTAGACGTCGGCCTTTTCTTCCAGGAGGATGTCCTTGCCTACGATGCCCGCATCGGCGGCTCCCTTTTCCACATACACGGGCACGTCGGGAGACTTGACCAGGGTGACCTTGATGTTGTTCTTTTTGTCGGAGAAGATCAGCTTTCGGCTGTCCTTGCTGTAATCGTCAAATTGGCAGCCGCAGTCCATGAGCAGCTGGATGGCCTGATCGGCCACCCGGCCCTTGGCCAGGGCGATGTTCAGGTTTTTCATCGAAGGCTCTCTCCTTTCCATTGTTCCAGCAGAGTTTCCGTGGTGATGGGGACCAATCCCGCTCCCTCTTCCATATACAGTCCGTCTTCCGTTATCTGGAGGATCCGGCGGTAGGTCTCCGGGTCGTAAGCGTGATCCATCACGAGGAGGTTGACGCTGCGGCCCAGCTGTCGAAGGAGGGAGGCCGTGGCGATGGCGGTGGACATTTGGGAGGGAACAGTGCGGATCAGGGCGTCGAAGTAGTCCATATGGCTTTCTTCCCCTCCCAATACTTCCGTCAACAGGCTGATGTTGATGCCAAAGCCGCATGCCGGTCGGTCCACCCCGAAGGTGGAGGACAGGTGGTCGTAGCGGCCTCCAGAGAGGAGGCTGTCCCCCCAGTCCTGGGCGTATCCCTTGAAGATCAGTCCGCTGTAGTAGTTGAGCTGGTTGGTGAACCCAAAGTCCAGGTAGAGATAGGATTCCATCTCGTAGGCCTTCAGGATCCGGTACACTTCTTCCAGGTTTTTGATGGCCTTTTCCATGGCGGGGTTGATGCACAAGGCCCGGGCCTTGGGCAGAACGTCGTCGTAGGCGCCAAAGAGCATGGGGACTTTCATGAGGACGTCGTAGACCGGCGCTTCGATGTTCAGGTTGGACAGGCAGACCTTCAAGTCTCCCAGGTTCTTGTTTTCAATGAGTTCGTTGATCCTCAGGGAGTCGGCCGGAGCCAGGTCCAGACCGGAAAGGAGGCCGTCCAGGAAGGCCACTTGTCCCACGTCGATGTGGATGTTTTTCAGTCCCAGATCCTGGAGCATGGAAACGGCTACGGCGATCACTTCCCCGTCGCAGTCCGCCCCTTCGTTGCCGAAGTATTCCACCCCACCTTGGATAAAGTCCTTCCGGTAGTTGGTCTTGCTGTTGTCCTCCCGAAAGATGGTGGTGATGTAGGAGAACTTCAGGACTTCTTTTGGATCTTTGAAAGTATTGGCGGCCATCCGGCAGATGGGGATGGTGGCATCGGGGCGCAGGACCATCACTTTTCCCGTTTTGTCGATGAGCTTGAACATCTTGTCCCGGGAAAGGGACGTATCCATGGAATACATGTCGTAGTATTCAAAATTCGGGGTCAAAATGGGCTTGTAGCCGTATCGGCGCATGACGCCTTCAATGGCATCGTTGATCCGCTCATAACCCAGCAGTTCCTGAAAATGGAGATCATTGACTCCATCGATATAATAGTTGATCATAAAGCACCTCCGCTTTATTGCTTTAGTGTAGTAAAGTATAGACTGATTATATAGAGGAATGAAAGAAAAGTCAATAAAAAATCTATACTTTCCCTTGATCTATATTATAATGGTACTATTCAAAAAATGAAATGATCGAGGGTTCTTATGAAATATCGAAGCGTCATATTTGACTTTGACGGAACATTGGCCAATACGGAAGCTTTGGCCTTGAATATATACAATGAGCTGGCAGACCGTTACGATTACGAGCCGGTCCGGCAGGAAGAGCTCCAAGCCCTGAAGAAGATGACATTTCGGGAAATGATGGACTCCACCAGGATCCCCATGGCAAAACTGCCCAAGATCATGAAGACGGCCCAACGCCTGATGCGGGGAGAGATGAGCAAGGTGTCGCCTTTTGACCCGGCTTTGAAGGAGCATCTTGTGGAATTGAAAAGCCGGGTGGAATACCTGGGCATCATCACCTCCAACAACCGAAAAAACGTGACGGCTTTTTTGGATCATCAGGGCATCGACCTATTTGACTTCATCGTGTCTTCCCCCTTGATGAGCAAGCAAGTGAAGCTCCAGGCCGTATCCAGGAAATACGGGTTGGAAAAAGATGATATACTGTATGTGGGAGATGAATCCCGGGATATTGTGGCCTGCAAGGCAGCAGGGGTGGACTGTGCCGCCGTCGCCTGGGGATACAATCATCCGGACACCTTGTTGAAGGAAGAGCCGGAATACCTGGTGGAGGATTGGACCGGGTTATTGGAGATCGTTGGAAAGTAAGGGATGAGCGTTGATGAATCTGCCGGATAATGTTCGTGCATTTATGGAATACATAGAATCCAGAGGGTACAAGTGCTACCTGGTGGGGGGAGCCGTCCGGGACATCTTGTCCGGAAAAACCCCAAAGGACTTTGATTTCACCACCGATGCAAAACCGGAGGAGATCAAGGAAATTTTTGAAAAATACATCGAGACGGGAGTGGACTTCGGCACCATCACCGCCGAGTTCAACGGGGAATATTTTGAGATCACCACCTTTCGGCTGGAACATCGGTATTCCGACGGAAGGCGGCCGGACATGGTCTTTTATTCCGATTCCCTCCTGTCGGATCTGAGCCGAAGGGATTTTACCATGAAC encodes the following:
- the hisB gene encoding imidazoleglycerol-phosphate dehydratase HisB, which gives rise to MRSASRSRRTLETELSCRLDLDGSGKYEGTTGMGFFDHMMTLLAKHAKMDLSLTCKGDLEVDTHHTVEDLGILLGEALKEALGNKEGIRRYGTFYCPMDEVLTRTSLDLSGRGYLVFDVPLTREKVGDFETEMLKEFLYALAIQSGTTLHVTTLYGNNDHHILESVFKSLGRALGEAVSTDGTKDIPSTKGLL
- the hisD gene encoding histidinol dehydrogenase, whose protein sequence is MKTYILKESQINKKTVDDLLSRSDEQNRNVEEAVSRILDRVRQEGDAALFSYTEAFDKVRLETLKVTPEEIQAGYDAVDPDFIETMVQARENITTYHEEQRADSWLKHFGPGIRLGQQITPIQRVGLYVPGGKAGYPSTVLMDAIPAKVAGVTSIAMITPPRKDGSLDPNILAAAKIAGIDEIYKVGGAQGIAALAYGTETIDPVYKIVGPGNIYVATAKKQVFGRVDIDMIAGPSEICIIADVKARPDFIAADLLSQAEHDEMASSMLITWSPSLAEAVKTSLYQQMDRLPRREIMKRSIEDNGKVFLVDSPAEATALSNLIAPEHLELMVEEPMEMLPSITNAGAIFLGAYTPEPIGDYFAGPNHTLPTSGTARFSSPLGVYDFVKRSSVLYYDRESLADVSRRVADFATREGFYSHANAIVIRFKDGKER
- the hisG gene encoding ATP phosphoribosyltransferase — protein: MKNLNIALAKGRVADQAIQLLMDCGCQFDDYSKDSRKLIFSDKKNNIKVTLVKSPDVPVYVEKGAADAGIVGKDILLEEKADVYELVNLNIGKCHMCVAGFADKKPDYSKKITVATKYPNITKDHFHKLGVLTDIIKLNGSVELAPLIGLSDIIVDIVESGKTLEENGLVVHEKFLPISARLISNKVSLKTKNEEIQWVIRSLASLADQEGS
- the hisZ gene encoding ATP phosphoribosyltransferase regulatory subunit, encoding MINYYIDGVNDLHFQELLGYERINDAIEGVMRRYGYKPILTPNFEYYDMYSMDTSLSRDKMFKLIDKTGKVMVLRPDATIPICRMAANTFKDPKEVLKFSYITTIFREDNSKTNYRKDFIQGGVEYFGNEGADCDGEVIAVAVSMLQDLGLKNIHIDVGQVAFLDGLLSGLDLAPADSLRINELIENKNLGDLKVCLSNLNIEAPVYDVLMKVPMLFGAYDDVLPKARALCINPAMEKAIKNLEEVYRILKAYEMESYLYLDFGFTNQLNYYSGLIFKGYAQDWGDSLLSGGRYDHLSSTFGVDRPACGFGINISLLTEVLGGEESHMDYFDALIRTVPSQMSTAIATASLLRQLGRSVNLLVMDHAYDPETYRRILQITEDGLYMEEGAGLVPITTETLLEQWKGESLR
- a CDS encoding HAD-IA family hydrolase, whose product is MKYRSVIFDFDGTLANTEALALNIYNELADRYDYEPVRQEELQALKKMTFREMMDSTRIPMAKLPKIMKTAQRLMRGEMSKVSPFDPALKEHLVELKSRVEYLGIITSNNRKNVTAFLDHQGIDLFDFIVSSPLMSKQVKLQAVSRKYGLEKDDILYVGDESRDIVACKAAGVDCAAVAWGYNHPDTLLKEEPEYLVEDWTGLLEIVGK